A single Klebsiella variicola DNA region contains:
- the nusG gene encoding transcription termination/antitermination protein NusG, producing MSEAPKKRWYVVQAFSGFEGRVATSLREHIKLHNMEELFGEVMVPTEEVVEIRGGQRRKSERKFFPGYVLVQMVMNDASWHLVRSVPRVMGFIGGTSDRPAPISDKEVDAIMNRLQQVGDKPRPKTLFEPGEMVRVNDGPFADFNGVVEEVDYEKSRLKVSVSIFGRATPVELDFGQVEKA from the coding sequence ATGTCTGAAGCTCCTAAAAAGCGCTGGTACGTCGTTCAGGCGTTTTCCGGTTTTGAAGGTCGCGTAGCTACTTCGCTGCGTGAACATATCAAATTACACAACATGGAAGAGTTGTTTGGCGAAGTCATGGTTCCAACCGAAGAAGTGGTTGAAATCCGTGGCGGCCAGCGTCGCAAAAGCGAACGTAAATTCTTCCCAGGCTACGTTCTGGTTCAAATGGTCATGAACGACGCGAGCTGGCACCTGGTGCGCAGCGTACCGCGTGTGATGGGCTTCATCGGCGGTACTTCCGACCGTCCGGCGCCGATCAGCGACAAAGAAGTCGATGCCATCATGAACCGCCTGCAGCAGGTTGGCGATAAGCCGCGTCCGAAAACGCTGTTTGAGCCGGGCGAAATGGTTCGTGTCAACGATGGTCCGTTCGCTGACTTTAACGGCGTCGTTGAAGAAGTGGACTATGAGAAGTCCCGCCTGAAAGTTTCTGTTTCTATCTTCGGTCGTGCGACGCCGGTAGAACTGGACTTCGGTCAGGTTGAGAAGGCGTAA
- the rplK gene encoding 50S ribosomal protein L11, translated as MAKKVQAYVKLQVAAGMANPSPPVGPALGQQGVNIMEFCKAFNAKTESMEKGLPIPVVITVYADRSFTFVTKTPPAAVLLKKAAGIKSGSGKPNKDKVGKISRAQLQEIAQTKAADMTGADIEAMTRSIEGTARSMGLVVED; from the coding sequence ATGGCTAAGAAAGTACAAGCCTACGTCAAGCTGCAGGTTGCAGCTGGTATGGCAAACCCGAGTCCGCCGGTTGGTCCAGCACTGGGTCAGCAGGGCGTTAACATCATGGAATTCTGCAAAGCGTTCAACGCAAAAACTGAATCCATGGAAAAAGGTCTGCCAATCCCGGTTGTTATCACCGTTTACGCTGACCGTTCTTTCACTTTCGTTACCAAAACCCCGCCGGCAGCAGTTCTGCTGAAAAAAGCGGCTGGTATCAAGTCCGGCTCTGGTAAGCCGAACAAAGATAAAGTGGGTAAAATTTCCCGCGCTCAGCTGCAGGAAATCGCGCAGACCAAAGCTGCCGACATGACTGGTGCCGACATTGAAGCGATGACTCGCTCCATCGAAGGTACTGCACGTTCCATGGGCCTGGTAGTGGAGGACTAA
- the rplA gene encoding 50S ribosomal protein L1, translating to MAKLTKRMSVIRDKVDATKQYDINEAISLLKELATAKFVESVDVAVNLGIDARKSDQNVRGATVLPHGTGRSVRVAVFAQGANAEAAKAAGAELVGMEDLADQIKKGEMNFDVVIASPDAMRVVGQLGQVLGPRGLMPNPKVGTVTPNVAEAVKNAKAGQVRYRNDKNGIIHTTIGKVDFDADKLKENLEALLVALKKAKPTQAKGVYIKKVSISTTMGAGVAVDQAGLNASAN from the coding sequence ATGGCTAAACTGACCAAGCGCATGTCCGTGATCCGTGACAAAGTTGATGCAACTAAACAGTATGACATCAACGAAGCCATCTCTCTGCTGAAAGAACTGGCTACTGCTAAGTTCGTTGAAAGCGTTGACGTTGCTGTAAACCTGGGCATCGATGCTCGTAAATCTGACCAGAACGTACGTGGTGCAACTGTACTGCCGCACGGTACTGGCCGTTCTGTTCGCGTTGCCGTATTTGCCCAGGGCGCAAACGCTGAAGCTGCTAAAGCTGCAGGCGCTGAGCTGGTAGGTATGGAAGATCTGGCTGACCAGATCAAGAAAGGCGAAATGAACTTTGACGTTGTTATTGCTTCCCCGGATGCAATGCGCGTTGTTGGCCAGCTGGGCCAGGTTCTGGGTCCGCGCGGCCTGATGCCAAACCCGAAAGTGGGTACCGTAACCCCTAACGTTGCTGAAGCGGTTAAGAACGCTAAAGCAGGTCAGGTTCGTTATCGTAACGACAAAAACGGCATCATCCACACCACCATCGGTAAAGTGGACTTTGACGCTGACAAACTGAAAGAAAACCTGGAAGCTCTGCTGGTTGCGCTGAAAAAAGCAAAACCGACTCAGGCGAAAGGCGTGTACATCAAGAAAGTTAGCATCTCCACCACCATGGGTGCAGGTGTTGCAGTAGATCAGGCTGGCCTGAACGCTTCTGCAAACTAA
- the rpoC gene encoding DNA-directed RNA polymerase subunit beta', which yields MKDLLKFLKAQTKTEEFDAIKIALASPDMIRSWSFGEVKKPETINYRTFKPERDGLFCARIFGPVKDYECLCGKYKRLKHRGVICEKCGVEVTQTKVRRERMGHIELACPTAHIWFLKSLPSRIGLLLDMPLRDIERVLYFESYVVIEGGMTNLERNQILTEEQYLDALEEFGDEFDAKMGAEAIQALLRNMDLEQECEQLREELNETNSETKRKKLTKRIKLLEAFVQSGNKPEWMILTVLPVLPPDLRPLVPLDGGRFATSDLNDLYRRVINRNNRLKRLLDLAAPDIIVRNEKRMLQEAVDALLDNGRRGRAITGSNKRPLKSLADMIKGKQGRFRQNLLGKRVDYSGRSVITVGPYLRLHQCGLPKKMALELFKPFIYGKLELRGLATTIKAAKKMVEREEAVVWDILDEVIREHPVLLNRAPTLHRLGIQAFEPVLIEGKAIQLHPLVCAAYNADFDGDQMAVHVPLTLEAQLEARALMMSTNNILSPANGEPIIVPSQDVVLGLYYMTRDCVNAKGEGMVLTGPKEAERIYRAGLASLHARVKVRITEYEKDENGEFVAKTSLKDTTVGRAILWMIVPKGLPFSIVNQALGKKAISKMLNTCYRILGLKPTVIFADQTMYTGFAYAARSGASVGIDDMVIPEKKYEIISEAEAEVAEIQEQFQSGLVTAGERYNKVIDIWAAANDRVSKAMMDNLQTETVINRDGQEEQQVSFNSIYMMADSGARGSAAQIRQLAGMRGLMAKPDGSIIETPITANFREGLNVLQYFISTHGARKGLADTALKTANSGYLTRRLVDVAQDLVVTEDDCGTLEGITMTPVIEGGDVKEPLRDRVLGRVTAEDVLKPGTADILVPRNTLLHEHWCDLLEENSVDSVKVRSVVSCDTDFGVCAHCYGRDLARGHLINKGEAIGVIAAQSIGEPGTQLTMRTFHIGGAASRAAAESSIQVKNKGSIRLSNAKSVVNSSGKLVITSRNTELKLIDEFGRTKESYKVPYGSVMAKGDGEQVAGGETVANWDPHTMPVITEVSGFVRFTDMIDGQTITRQTDELTGLSSLVVLDSAERTSGGKDLRPALKIVDAQGNDVLIPGTDMPAQYFLPGKAIVQLEDGVQISSGDTLARVPQESGGTKDITGGLPRVADLFEARRPKEPAILAEISGIISFGKETKGKRRLVITPVDGSEPYEEMIPKWRQLNVFEGERVERGDVVSDGPEAPHDILRLRGVHAVTRYITNEVQDVYRLQGVKINDKHIEVIVRQMLRKATIESAGSSDFLEGEQVEYSRVKIANRELEANGKVAATYSRDLLGITKASLATESFISAASFQETTRVLTEAAVAGKRDELRGLKENVIVGRLIPAGTGYAYHQDRMRRRAAGEQPAAPQVSVEEASANLAELLNAGLGGSDND from the coding sequence GTGAAAGACTTATTAAAGTTTCTGAAAGCGCAAACTAAAACCGAAGAGTTTGATGCGATCAAAATTGCTCTGGCATCGCCAGACATGATCCGTTCATGGTCTTTCGGTGAAGTTAAAAAGCCGGAAACCATTAACTACCGTACGTTCAAGCCTGAGCGTGACGGTCTGTTCTGTGCTCGTATTTTCGGGCCAGTAAAAGACTATGAGTGCCTGTGCGGTAAGTACAAGCGCCTGAAACACCGCGGTGTGATCTGTGAGAAGTGCGGCGTTGAAGTGACCCAGACTAAAGTGCGTCGTGAGCGCATGGGCCACATCGAGCTGGCATGCCCGACGGCGCACATCTGGTTCCTGAAATCGCTGCCGTCCCGTATCGGCCTGCTGCTGGATATGCCGCTGCGCGATATCGAACGTGTACTGTACTTCGAATCCTACGTGGTTATCGAAGGTGGCATGACCAACCTCGAACGCAACCAGATTCTGACTGAAGAGCAGTACCTGGATGCGCTGGAAGAGTTCGGTGACGAATTCGACGCGAAAATGGGTGCGGAAGCGATCCAGGCGCTGCTGCGCAATATGGATCTGGAGCAGGAATGCGAACAGCTGCGTGAAGAGCTGAACGAAACCAACTCCGAAACCAAGCGTAAAAAGCTGACCAAGCGCATTAAACTGCTGGAAGCGTTCGTTCAGTCTGGCAACAAGCCGGAATGGATGATCCTGACCGTTCTGCCGGTTCTGCCGCCAGATCTGCGTCCGCTGGTTCCGCTCGATGGCGGCCGTTTTGCGACTTCTGACCTGAACGATCTGTATCGTCGCGTCATTAACCGTAACAACCGTCTGAAACGTCTGCTGGATCTGGCTGCGCCGGACATCATCGTACGCAACGAAAAACGTATGCTGCAGGAAGCGGTTGACGCCCTGCTGGATAACGGCCGTCGCGGTCGTGCGATCACCGGTTCTAACAAACGTCCTCTGAAATCTTTGGCCGATATGATCAAAGGTAAACAGGGTCGTTTCCGTCAGAACCTGCTCGGTAAGCGTGTTGACTACTCCGGTCGTTCTGTTATCACCGTAGGTCCATACCTGCGTCTGCATCAGTGCGGTCTGCCGAAGAAAATGGCGCTGGAGCTGTTCAAACCGTTCATTTACGGCAAGCTGGAACTGCGTGGCCTGGCCACCACCATCAAAGCCGCTAAGAAAATGGTTGAGCGCGAAGAAGCCGTTGTTTGGGATATCCTGGACGAAGTTATCCGCGAACACCCGGTACTGCTGAACCGTGCGCCAACGCTGCACCGTTTAGGTATCCAGGCATTCGAACCGGTTCTGATCGAAGGTAAAGCTATTCAGCTGCACCCGCTGGTTTGTGCTGCCTATAACGCCGACTTCGATGGCGACCAGATGGCTGTTCACGTACCGCTGACGCTGGAAGCCCAGCTGGAAGCGCGTGCGCTGATGATGTCTACCAACAACATCCTGTCCCCGGCGAACGGCGAACCAATCATCGTTCCGTCTCAGGACGTTGTACTGGGTCTGTACTACATGACCCGTGACTGTGTTAACGCCAAAGGCGAAGGCATGGTGCTGACTGGCCCGAAAGAAGCGGAGCGTATTTATCGCGCCGGTCTGGCCTCTCTGCATGCGCGCGTTAAAGTGCGTATCACTGAATACGAAAAAGACGAGAATGGTGAATTCGTCGCGAAGACTAGCCTGAAAGACACGACCGTTGGCCGTGCCATTCTGTGGATGATCGTACCGAAAGGTCTGCCGTTCTCTATCGTGAACCAGGCGCTCGGTAAGAAAGCGATCTCCAAGATGCTGAACACCTGTTACCGTATTCTGGGCCTGAAACCGACCGTTATTTTTGCGGACCAGACGATGTACACCGGCTTTGCTTATGCAGCGCGTTCAGGTGCATCCGTTGGTATCGATGACATGGTCATCCCGGAGAAAAAATACGAAATCATCAGCGAAGCGGAAGCGGAAGTTGCTGAGATTCAGGAACAGTTCCAGTCTGGTCTGGTCACCGCGGGCGAGCGCTACAACAAAGTTATCGATATCTGGGCTGCGGCGAACGATCGTGTATCCAAAGCGATGATGGATAACCTGCAAACCGAAACCGTGATTAACCGTGACGGTCAGGAAGAGCAGCAGGTTTCCTTCAACAGCATCTACATGATGGCCGACTCCGGTGCGCGTGGTTCTGCGGCACAGATTCGTCAGCTGGCTGGTATGCGTGGTCTGATGGCGAAGCCGGATGGCTCGATCATCGAAACGCCGATCACCGCGAACTTCCGTGAAGGTCTGAACGTACTCCAGTACTTCATCTCCACCCACGGTGCGCGTAAAGGTCTGGCGGATACCGCACTGAAGACAGCGAACTCCGGTTACCTGACTCGTCGTCTGGTTGACGTTGCCCAGGACCTGGTCGTCACTGAAGACGACTGCGGCACCCTGGAAGGCATCACCATGACGCCGGTTATCGAAGGTGGCGACGTTAAAGAGCCGCTGCGCGATCGCGTACTGGGTCGTGTGACTGCTGAAGACGTTCTGAAGCCGGGTACCGCGGACATTCTGGTTCCACGCAACACGCTGCTGCATGAGCACTGGTGTGACCTGCTGGAAGAGAACTCCGTTGACTCCGTCAAAGTTCGTTCCGTTGTATCCTGTGACACCGACTTTGGTGTATGTGCGCACTGCTATGGTCGTGACCTGGCGCGTGGCCACCTCATCAACAAAGGTGAGGCTATCGGCGTTATCGCGGCACAGTCCATCGGTGAGCCGGGTACACAGCTGACGATGCGTACGTTCCACATCGGTGGTGCGGCATCTCGTGCGGCTGCTGAATCCAGCATCCAGGTGAAAAACAAAGGTAGCATCCGTCTGAGCAACGCGAAGTCGGTTGTGAACTCCAGCGGTAAACTGGTTATCACCTCGCGTAACACCGAGCTGAAACTGATCGACGAATTCGGTCGTACCAAAGAAAGCTATAAAGTGCCTTACGGCTCCGTTATGGCGAAAGGCGATGGCGAACAGGTTGCCGGCGGTGAAACCGTTGCAAACTGGGATCCGCATACCATGCCGGTTATCACCGAAGTGAGTGGTTTCGTCCGCTTCACTGACATGATCGACGGCCAGACCATTACTCGTCAGACCGACGAGCTGACCGGTCTGTCTTCGCTGGTGGTTCTGGATTCCGCAGAACGTACCTCCGGTGGTAAAGATCTGCGTCCGGCGCTGAAAATTGTTGATGCTCAGGGCAACGACGTTCTGATCCCAGGCACCGATATGCCTGCTCAGTACTTCCTGCCGGGTAAAGCGATTGTTCAGCTGGAAGATGGCGTACAGATCAGCTCTGGTGACACCCTGGCGCGTGTTCCGCAGGAATCCGGCGGTACCAAGGACATCACCGGTGGTCTGCCGCGCGTTGCGGACCTGTTCGAAGCACGTCGTCCGAAAGAGCCGGCAATCCTGGCTGAAATCAGCGGCATCATTTCCTTCGGTAAAGAAACCAAAGGGAAACGTCGTCTGGTTATCACCCCGGTAGACGGTAGCGAACCGTACGAAGAGATGATTCCGAAATGGCGTCAGCTGAACGTGTTCGAAGGTGAACGTGTAGAACGTGGTGACGTGGTTTCCGACGGTCCGGAAGCACCGCACGACATTCTGCGTCTTCGTGGCGTGCACGCGGTAACGCGTTACATCACCAACGAAGTGCAGGACGTTTACCGTCTGCAAGGCGTTAAGATTAACGATAAGCACATTGAAGTTATCGTTCGTCAGATGCTGCGTAAAGCGACCATCGAAAGTGCTGGTAGCTCCGACTTCCTCGAAGGCGAGCAGGTTGAATACTCCCGCGTTAAGATCGCTAACCGCGAGCTTGAAGCGAATGGCAAAGTGGCGGCAACCTATTCCCGCGACCTGCTGGGTATCACCAAAGCGTCTCTGGCAACCGAGTCCTTCATCTCCGCGGCCTCGTTCCAGGAGACCACTCGCGTGCTGACCGAAGCAGCCGTTGCGGGCAAACGCGACGAACTGCGCGGTCTGAAAGAGAACGTCATCGTGGGTCGTCTGATCCCGGCGGGTACCGGCTATGCGTACCACCAGGATCGTATGCGCCGTCGCGCAGCGGGCGAACAGCCAGCTGCCCCGCAGGTGAGCGTAGAAGAAGCGTCTGCCAACCTGGCAGAACTGCTGAACGCAGGCCTGGGCGGTTCTGACAACGATTAA
- the rplL gene encoding 50S ribosomal protein L7/L12 produces MSITKDQIIEAVSAMSVMDVVELISAMEEKFGVSAAAAVAVAAGPVEAAEEKTEFDVILKAAGANKVAVIKAVRGATGLGLKEAKDLVESAPAALKEGISKDDAEALKKSLEEAGAEVEVK; encoded by the coding sequence ATGTCTATCACTAAAGATCAAATCATTGAAGCAGTATCCGCTATGTCCGTAATGGACGTTGTTGAGCTGATCTCTGCAATGGAAGAAAAATTCGGTGTTTCCGCTGCTGCTGCTGTAGCTGTAGCTGCTGGCCCGGTTGAAGCTGCTGAAGAAAAAACTGAATTCGACGTAATTCTGAAAGCTGCTGGCGCTAACAAAGTTGCTGTTATCAAAGCAGTACGTGGCGCAACTGGCCTGGGTCTGAAAGAAGCTAAAGACCTGGTAGAATCTGCTCCGGCTGCACTGAAAGAAGGCATCAGCAAAGACGACGCTGAAGCTCTGAAAAAATCTCTGGAAGAAGCTGGCGCTGAAGTTGAAGTTAAATAA
- the rplJ gene encoding 50S ribosomal protein L10, translated as MALNLQDKQAIVAEVSEVAKGALSAVVADSRGVTVDKMTELRKAGREAGVYMRVVRNTLLRRVVEGTQFECLKDTFVGPTLIAYSMEHPGAAARLFKEFAKANAKFEVKAAAFEGELIPASQIDRLATLPTYEEAIARLMATMKEASAGKLVRTLAAVRDAKEAA; from the coding sequence ATGGCTTTAAATCTTCAAGACAAACAAGCGATTGTTGCTGAAGTCAGCGAAGTAGCCAAAGGCGCGCTGTCTGCAGTAGTTGCGGATTCCCGTGGCGTAACTGTAGATAAAATGACTGAACTGCGTAAAGCAGGTCGTGAAGCTGGCGTATACATGCGTGTTGTTCGTAACACCCTGCTGCGCCGCGTCGTTGAAGGTACTCAGTTCGAGTGCCTGAAAGACACGTTTGTTGGTCCGACCCTGATTGCATACTCTATGGAACACCCGGGCGCTGCTGCTCGTCTGTTCAAAGAGTTCGCGAAAGCGAATGCAAAATTTGAGGTCAAAGCCGCTGCCTTTGAAGGTGAGCTGATCCCGGCGTCGCAGATCGACCGCCTGGCAACTCTGCCGACCTACGAAGAAGCAATTGCACGCCTGATGGCAACCATGAAAGAAGCTTCGGCTGGCAAACTGGTTCGTACTCTGGCTGCTGTACGCGATGCGAAAGAAGCTGCTTAA
- the rpoB gene encoding DNA-directed RNA polymerase subunit beta: protein MVYSYTEKKRIRKDFGKRPQVLDIPYLLSIQLDSFQKFIEQDPEGQYGLEAAFRSVFPIQSYSGNSELQYVSYRLGEPVFDVKECQIRGVTYSAPLRVKLRLVIYEREAPEGTVKDIKEQEVYMGEIPLMTDNGTFVINGTERVIVSQLHRSPGVFFDSDKGKTHSSGKVLYNARIIPYRGSWLDFEFDPKDNLFVRIDRRRKLPATIILRALNYTTEQILDLFFEKVVFEIRDNKLQMELVPERLRGETASFDIEANGKVYVEKGRRITARHIRQLEKDDIKHIEVPVEYIAGKVASKDYIDEATGELICPANMELSLDLLAKLSQSGHKRIETLFTNDLDHGPYISETVRVDPTNDRLSALVEIYRMMRPGEPPTREAAESLFENLFFSEDRYDLSAVGRMKFNRSLLRDEIEGSGILSKDDIIEVMKKLIDIRNGKGEVDDIDHLGNRRIRSVGEMAENQFRVGLVRVERAVKERLSLGDLDTLMPQDMINAKPISAAVKEFFGSSQLSQFMDQNNPLSEITHKRRISALGPGGLTRERAGFEVRDVHPTHYGRVCPIETPEGPNIGLINSLSVYAQTNEYGFLETPYRKVTDGVVTDEIHYLSAIEEGNYVIAQANSNLDENGHFVEDLVTCRSKGESSLFSRDQVDYMDVSTQQVVSVGASLIPFLEHDDANRALMGANMQRQAVPTLRADKPLVGTGMERAVAVDSGVTAVAKRGGTVQYVDASRIVIKVNEDEMYPGEAGIDIYNLTKYTRSNQNTCINQMPCVSLGEPIERGDVLADGPSTDLGELALGQNMRVAFMPWNGYNFEDSILVSERVVQEDRFTTIHIQELACVSRDTKLGPEEITADIPNVGEAALSKLDESGIVYIGAEVTGGDILVGKVTPKGETQLTPEEKLLRAIFGEKASDVKDSSLRVPNGVSGTVIDVQVFTRDGVEKDKRALEIEEMQLKQAKKDLSEELQILEAGLFSRIYAVLVSGGVEAEKLDKLPRDRWLELGLTDEEKQNQLEQLAEQYDELKHEFEKKLEAKRRKITQGDDLAPGVLKIVKVYLAVKRRIQPGDKMAGRHGNKGVISKINPIEDMPHDANGTPVDIVLNPLGVPSRMNIGQILETHLGMAAKGIGDKINAMLKQQQEVAKLREFIQRAYDLGADVRQKVDLNTFSDEEVLRLAENLRKGMPIATPVFDGAKEAEIKELLQLGDLPTSGQITLFDGRTGEQFERPVTVGYMYMLKLNHLVDDKMHARSTGSYSLVTQQPLGGKAQFGGQRFGEMEVWALEAYGAAYTLQEMLTVKSDDVNGRTKMYKNIVDGNHQMEPGMPESFNVLLKEIRSLGINIELEDE from the coding sequence ATGGTTTACTCCTATACCGAGAAAAAACGTATTCGTAAGGATTTTGGTAAACGTCCACAAGTTCTGGACATACCTTATCTCCTTTCTATCCAGCTTGATTCGTTCCAGAAGTTTATCGAGCAAGATCCTGAAGGGCAGTATGGTCTGGAAGCAGCCTTCCGTTCCGTATTCCCGATTCAGAGCTACAGCGGTAATTCAGAGCTGCAATACGTCAGCTACCGTCTGGGCGAACCTGTTTTTGATGTTAAAGAATGTCAGATCCGTGGCGTGACTTATTCTGCACCGCTGCGCGTAAAACTGCGTCTGGTGATCTACGAGCGCGAAGCGCCGGAAGGCACCGTTAAAGACATCAAAGAACAAGAAGTCTACATGGGCGAAATCCCGCTCATGACCGACAACGGTACCTTTGTTATCAACGGTACCGAGCGTGTTATCGTTTCTCAGCTGCACCGTAGCCCGGGCGTCTTCTTTGACAGTGACAAAGGTAAGACCCACTCCTCCGGTAAGGTCCTGTATAACGCACGTATCATCCCTTACCGCGGTTCCTGGCTGGACTTCGAATTCGACCCGAAAGACAACCTGTTCGTTCGTATCGACCGTCGTCGTAAACTGCCGGCAACCATCATTCTGCGCGCGCTGAATTACACCACTGAGCAGATCCTTGACCTGTTCTTCGAGAAAGTGGTCTTTGAAATTCGCGACAACAAGCTGCAGATGGAGCTGGTACCGGAGCGTCTGCGCGGTGAAACCGCCTCCTTCGATATCGAAGCCAACGGTAAAGTGTACGTTGAGAAAGGCCGTCGTATTACTGCGCGCCACATTCGCCAGCTGGAAAAAGACGATATCAAACATATCGAAGTTCCGGTTGAGTACATCGCGGGTAAAGTTGCTTCTAAAGACTACATCGACGAAGCGACCGGCGAACTGATCTGCCCGGCGAACATGGAGCTGAGCCTGGATCTGCTGGCTAAACTGAGCCAGTCCGGCCACAAGCGTATCGAAACGCTGTTCACCAACGATCTGGACCACGGTCCGTACATTTCTGAAACGGTACGCGTCGACCCGACCAACGATCGTCTGAGCGCGCTGGTAGAAATCTACCGCATGATGCGCCCTGGTGAGCCGCCGACTCGCGAAGCGGCTGAAAGCCTGTTTGAGAACCTGTTCTTCTCCGAAGACCGCTACGATCTGTCCGCGGTTGGTCGTATGAAGTTCAACCGTTCTCTGCTGCGCGACGAAATCGAAGGTTCCGGTATCCTGAGCAAAGACGACATCATCGAAGTGATGAAGAAGCTCATCGATATCCGTAACGGTAAAGGCGAAGTCGATGATATCGACCACCTCGGCAACCGTCGTATCCGTTCCGTTGGCGAAATGGCGGAAAACCAGTTCCGCGTTGGCCTGGTACGTGTAGAGCGTGCGGTTAAAGAGCGTCTGTCTCTGGGCGATCTGGATACCCTGATGCCTCAGGATATGATCAACGCCAAGCCGATTTCCGCAGCAGTGAAAGAGTTCTTTGGTTCCAGCCAGCTGTCCCAGTTTATGGACCAGAACAACCCGCTGTCTGAGATTACGCACAAACGTCGTATCTCCGCACTCGGCCCAGGCGGTCTGACCCGTGAACGCGCAGGCTTCGAAGTTCGAGACGTACACCCGACGCACTACGGTCGCGTATGTCCAATCGAAACGCCTGAAGGTCCGAACATCGGTCTGATCAACTCCCTGTCCGTGTACGCACAGACTAACGAATACGGTTTCCTTGAGACCCCGTATCGTAAAGTGACCGACGGTGTGGTTACCGATGAAATTCACTACCTGTCTGCTATCGAAGAAGGCAACTACGTTATTGCTCAGGCGAACTCCAACCTGGATGAAAACGGCCACTTCGTAGAAGACCTGGTTACCTGCCGTAGCAAAGGCGAATCCAGCTTGTTCAGCCGCGACCAGGTTGACTACATGGACGTATCCACCCAGCAGGTGGTATCCGTCGGTGCGTCCCTGATCCCGTTCCTGGAGCACGATGACGCCAACCGTGCATTGATGGGTGCGAACATGCAACGTCAGGCGGTTCCGACTCTGCGCGCTGATAAGCCGCTGGTTGGTACCGGTATGGAACGTGCTGTTGCCGTTGACTCCGGTGTTACTGCGGTGGCTAAACGTGGCGGTACCGTTCAGTACGTGGATGCTTCCCGTATCGTTATCAAAGTTAACGAAGACGAGATGTACCCGGGCGAAGCAGGTATCGACATCTATAACCTGACCAAGTACACCCGTTCTAACCAGAACACCTGCATCAACCAGATGCCTTGCGTGTCCCTGGGCGAACCCATTGAGCGCGGCGACGTGCTGGCCGACGGCCCGTCCACCGACCTTGGTGAACTGGCGCTGGGTCAGAACATGCGCGTAGCGTTCATGCCGTGGAACGGCTACAACTTCGAAGACTCCATCCTCGTCTCCGAGCGTGTTGTCCAGGAAGACCGTTTCACCACCATCCACATTCAGGAACTGGCGTGCGTGTCCCGTGACACCAAGCTGGGGCCGGAAGAGATCACCGCTGACATCCCGAACGTGGGTGAAGCTGCGCTCTCTAAACTGGATGAGTCCGGTATCGTTTATATCGGCGCGGAAGTGACCGGCGGCGACATTCTGGTTGGTAAGGTAACGCCGAAAGGTGAAACCCAGCTGACGCCGGAAGAGAAACTGCTGCGTGCGATCTTCGGTGAGAAAGCGTCTGACGTTAAAGACTCTTCTCTGCGCGTACCGAACGGTGTCTCTGGTACCGTTATCGACGTTCAGGTCTTTACCCGTGATGGCGTAGAAAAAGACAAACGTGCGCTGGAAATCGAAGAGATGCAGCTGAAGCAGGCGAAGAAAGACCTGTCTGAAGAACTGCAGATCCTCGAAGCCGGTCTGTTCAGTCGTATCTACGCGGTGCTGGTCTCCGGTGGCGTTGAAGCTGAGAAGCTCGACAAACTGCCGCGCGATCGCTGGCTGGAACTGGGCCTGACCGACGAAGAGAAACAGAATCAGCTGGAGCAACTGGCTGAGCAGTATGACGAACTGAAACACGAGTTCGAGAAAAAACTCGAAGCGAAACGCCGTAAAATCACCCAAGGCGACGATCTGGCACCGGGTGTGCTGAAGATTGTTAAGGTATACCTGGCCGTTAAACGCCGTATCCAGCCTGGTGATAAGATGGCAGGCCGTCACGGTAACAAGGGTGTTATCTCTAAGATCAACCCGATCGAAGATATGCCGCACGATGCTAACGGTACGCCGGTAGATATCGTACTGAACCCGCTGGGCGTACCGTCTCGTATGAACATCGGTCAGATCCTGGAAACTCACCTGGGTATGGCTGCGAAAGGCATCGGCGATAAGATCAACGCCATGCTGAAACAGCAGCAAGAAGTCGCGAAACTGCGCGAATTCATCCAGCGTGCTTACGATCTGGGCGCTGACGTTCGCCAGAAAGTTGACCTGAATACCTTCAGCGATGAAGAAGTTCTGCGTCTGGCTGAAAACCTGCGTAAAGGCATGCCGATCGCAACGCCGGTATTCGACGGTGCGAAAGAAGCTGAAATCAAAGAGCTGCTGCAGCTGGGCGACCTGCCGACTTCCGGTCAGATCACCCTGTTTGACGGCCGCACCGGTGAACAGTTCGAACGTCCGGTAACCGTGGGTTACATGTACATGCTGAAACTGAACCACCTGGTCGACGACAAAATGCACGCTCGTTCCACCGGTTCCTACAGCCTGGTTACTCAGCAGCCGCTGGGTGGTAAGGCGCAGTTCGGTGGTCAGCGCTTCGGTGAGATGGAAGTGTGGGCGCTGGAAGCTTATGGCGCGGCCTACACCCTGCAGGAAATGCTCACCGTTAAGTCTGATGACGTGAACGGTCGTACCAAGATGTATAAAAACATCGTGGACGGCAACCACCAGATGGAACCGGGCATGCCGGAATCCTTCAACGTACTGTTGAAAGAAATCCGCTCGCTGGGCATCAACATCGAACTGGAAGACGAGTAA